A window of Synechococcales cyanobacterium CNB contains these coding sequences:
- the lepA gene encoding elongation factor 4, which yields MTDPTPRIRNFSIIAHIDHGKSTLADRLLQATNAVSAREAREQMLDSMDLERERGITIKASAVTVMHRHRPGTKRDELEADYEEPTDEEGRHRARKGSPEEHGELYMLNFIDTPGHVDFNYEVSRALKACEGALLVVDATQGVEAQTVVNALLAIGQDLEIIPVLNKIDLPSARPDEVAMEVEQVLGFAAEDCLRVSAKTGEGIRELLAAICERLPGPRTPETSKTRALIFDAVYDDYRGVIVYVRVFDGRLRVGEKVRMMGLGRTYQVTELGKYTPKPVKVQELGPGETGYLVAAIKTLGDVRVGDTITLELDPAEAPLEGYQPPRQMVFCDFYPATTEKKGNDFEELREAMEKLSLNDSSFTFQAVHSEALGFGFRCGFLGLLHMDIVQERLEREGGVEVVQTAPTVSYKVLVRGKGGVVEEVEVHNPADLPDMGLVEEIREPICRVEIMIPNQYVGEIMKLCLDRRGVYKSQMVVSETRQMLTFEVPLAELIYDFYDKLKGLTSGYGTMDYEVVGYRADRLVKVDVLINGDPVEALSFICHRERAEHRGRQLLVKLRKQIDRHQFEIPLQAAIGGKVVARETIKAFRKDVTAKCYGGDVTRKRKLLEKQKKGKERMKSIGSVNIPQEAFMAVLDTGEE from the coding sequence ATGACCGACCCGACGCCGCGCATCCGCAACTTCTCGATCATCGCCCACATCGACCACGGCAAGTCCACGCTGGCGGATCGGCTGTTGCAGGCGACGAACGCCGTTTCCGCGCGCGAGGCGCGGGAGCAGATGCTCGACTCGATGGACCTGGAGCGCGAGCGGGGCATCACGATCAAGGCGTCGGCGGTGACGGTGATGCACCGGCACCGGCCGGGGACGAAGCGCGACGAACTGGAGGCGGACTACGAGGAGCCGACCGACGAGGAGGGTCGGCACCGCGCCCGCAAAGGCTCGCCGGAGGAGCACGGCGAGCTGTACATGCTGAACTTCATCGACACGCCCGGGCACGTGGACTTCAACTACGAGGTGTCGCGGGCACTCAAGGCGTGCGAGGGCGCGTTGCTCGTGGTGGACGCGACGCAGGGGGTCGAGGCGCAGACGGTGGTGAACGCGCTGCTGGCGATCGGGCAGGATCTCGAGATCATCCCGGTGCTGAACAAGATCGACCTGCCGTCGGCGCGGCCGGACGAGGTGGCGATGGAGGTCGAGCAGGTGCTCGGGTTCGCGGCGGAGGACTGCCTGCGTGTGTCGGCGAAGACCGGCGAGGGGATACGTGAGTTGCTGGCGGCGATCTGCGAGCGGTTGCCCGGGCCGCGCACGCCGGAGACGAGCAAGACGCGGGCGCTGATCTTCGACGCGGTGTACGACGACTACCGCGGGGTGATCGTGTACGTGCGGGTGTTCGACGGGCGGCTTCGCGTGGGCGAGAAGGTCCGCATGATGGGGCTGGGACGGACGTACCAGGTGACGGAACTCGGGAAGTACACGCCCAAGCCTGTGAAAGTGCAGGAACTGGGGCCGGGCGAGACGGGCTACCTGGTGGCGGCGATCAAGACGCTGGGCGACGTTCGTGTCGGCGACACGATCACGCTGGAACTGGACCCGGCGGAGGCGCCGCTGGAGGGGTACCAGCCGCCGAGACAGATGGTGTTCTGCGACTTCTACCCCGCGACGACGGAGAAGAAAGGGAACGACTTCGAGGAACTCCGCGAGGCGATGGAAAAACTGAGCCTGAACGACTCGTCGTTCACGTTTCAGGCGGTGCACTCGGAGGCGCTTGGGTTCGGGTTCCGGTGCGGGTTCCTGGGGCTGCTGCACATGGACATCGTGCAGGAGCGGCTGGAGCGCGAGGGGGGGGTCGAGGTGGTCCAGACGGCCCCGACGGTGAGCTACAAGGTGCTCGTGCGTGGCAAGGGGGGGGTCGTCGAGGAGGTCGAGGTGCACAACCCGGCCGACCTGCCGGACATGGGACTGGTGGAGGAGATCCGTGAGCCGATCTGCCGGGTGGAGATCATGATCCCGAACCAGTACGTGGGCGAGATCATGAAGCTGTGCCTGGACAGGCGGGGCGTGTACAAGAGCCAGATGGTGGTCTCCGAGACACGGCAGATGCTGACATTCGAGGTGCCGCTTGCGGAGCTGATCTACGACTTCTACGACAAGCTCAAGGGGCTGACGAGCGGGTACGGGACGATGGACTACGAGGTCGTCGGCTACCGCGCGGATCGGCTGGTGAAGGTGGACGTGCTGATCAACGGCGACCCGGTCGAGGCGCTGTCGTTCATCTGCCACCGGGAACGGGCCGAGCATCGCGGTCGGCAGCTGCTGGTGAAGCTGCGCAAGCAGATCGACCGGCACCAGTTCGAGATCCCGCTGCAGGCCGCGATCGGCGGGAAGGTGGTGGCCCGCGAGACGATCAAGGCGTTCCGCAAGGACGTGACGGCCAAGTGCTACGGCGGGGACGTGACGCGCAAGCGAAAACTGCTGGAAAAGCAGAAGAAGGGCAAGGAACGCATGAAGTCCATCGGGAGCGTGAACATCCCGCAGGAAGCGTTCATGGCGGTGCTGGATACGGGGGAGGAGTAG
- a CDS encoding DUF262 domain-containing protein: MAKGEASVEELVAKIERGELRLPEMQRRYVWQSTRVRDLLDSLYRGYPSGAILLWETDEAVPLQEFAVEQQRNPYQSALLLLDGQQRLTSLAAVIRGKPVNVRWRKRPIELLFNLEHPEELAVVTEVNEDSKDDESDLFDDETDSSENELDARLNRMTFVVATKKLEQHPHWVRVTDVFKTDEDAPFLERAGIERVSDPRFKKYSQRLARLRGVRNYVYRMDILERSLSYDEVTEIFVRVNSLGAKLRSSDLALAQITAKWRGALKVFQGFQEQCAQTGFDLDLGLHLKNLIVFATGQSRFLTVGGLSANDLKAAWEACVPGMEFAIDFARSNVGIGSPVLLSSPFLLVTLGYYGHKREYSITSEDARRLRHWTLVANAKGRYSRGSSETILDQDLATLRDGRGADDLIERLRQQVGRLDVAPEDLVGRNQRSALFKTMFLAFRAAGARDWRSNLAISLDHSSSQHRLQFHHFFAKSVLKGRYTSREADDIANLTFIGGKTNRTISDKPPVDYVPGIVERQGVEVFDAQCIPTREDVLHVDRYSDFLAERRRLIATRLNEYLGSDGQHPEAGLSEQSH; this comes from the coding sequence GTGGCAAAGGGCGAAGCCAGCGTTGAGGAACTCGTAGCCAAGATCGAACGGGGTGAGTTGCGCCTGCCCGAAATGCAGCGGCGGTATGTGTGGCAATCGACGCGCGTGCGGGATCTCCTCGACTCGCTCTACCGCGGTTACCCGTCGGGTGCGATCCTGCTCTGGGAGACCGACGAAGCGGTCCCGCTTCAGGAGTTCGCTGTCGAGCAGCAGAGAAACCCCTACCAGAGCGCTCTGCTCCTGCTCGACGGCCAGCAGCGACTCACATCGCTCGCCGCCGTCATCCGAGGAAAACCCGTCAACGTGCGCTGGCGCAAGAGACCCATCGAGCTGCTGTTCAACCTTGAACACCCGGAAGAGCTCGCCGTGGTTACCGAGGTCAACGAAGATAGCAAGGACGACGAGAGCGATCTCTTCGACGACGAGACGGACTCCAGCGAAAACGAACTGGATGCGCGTCTGAATCGCATGACATTCGTGGTTGCGACGAAGAAGCTGGAACAGCATCCTCACTGGGTGAGAGTCACGGACGTCTTCAAGACCGATGAGGACGCGCCATTTCTTGAGAGAGCCGGCATCGAACGGGTCAGCGATCCACGCTTCAAGAAGTATAGCCAGCGACTGGCCAGGCTCCGCGGCGTTCGCAACTACGTGTACCGCATGGACATTCTGGAACGGTCGCTCTCATACGATGAAGTGACGGAGATATTTGTCCGCGTCAACTCACTGGGCGCGAAGCTCCGGAGTTCGGACCTTGCGCTCGCTCAGATCACCGCGAAGTGGCGCGGTGCTCTCAAAGTGTTCCAGGGCTTCCAGGAGCAGTGCGCGCAGACGGGCTTTGACCTCGACCTTGGCCTGCACCTGAAAAATCTCATCGTATTCGCGACGGGTCAGTCGCGGTTCCTGACGGTTGGCGGACTCTCTGCCAATGACCTGAAAGCGGCATGGGAAGCGTGCGTGCCCGGCATGGAGTTCGCCATCGATTTCGCTCGGAGCAATGTTGGGATCGGCAGCCCGGTGCTGCTGTCATCGCCGTTCCTGCTTGTCACGCTCGGGTACTACGGACACAAGCGAGAGTACAGCATTACGTCTGAGGATGCCCGGCGCCTTCGACACTGGACACTCGTTGCGAACGCAAAGGGGCGATACTCGCGAGGATCGAGCGAAACCATTCTGGATCAGGATCTGGCAACACTGCGGGACGGACGCGGCGCGGACGATCTGATTGAGCGACTTCGGCAGCAGGTGGGGCGCCTCGACGTGGCGCCGGAGGATCTCGTCGGCCGCAATCAGCGAAGCGCCCTCTTCAAAACGATGTTCCTTGCATTTCGGGCAGCAGGTGCTCGGGACTGGCGATCGAATCTCGCCATTTCACTCGACCATAGCAGTTCCCAGCACCGGCTTCAGTTTCACCATTTCTTCGCCAAGTCGGTGCTGAAAGGACGGTACACGTCCAGAGAGGCAGACGATATAGCAAACCTCACGTTCATTGGAGGGAAGACCAACCGGACGATCAGCGATAAGCCACCAGTCGATTACGTTCCCGGGATAGTTGAGCGCCAGGGCGTCGAGGTCTTCGACGCCCAGTGCATACCGACCCGTGAAGATGTGCTGCATGTGGATCGCTATTCCGACTTCTTGGCAGAGCGGAGGCGCCTCATCGCAACACGGCTCAATGAGTATCTGGGATCTGATGGGCAACACCCTGAAGCGGGATTGTCTGAGCAGTCACATTGA
- a CDS encoding polymer-forming cytoskeletal protein — MAESTNQTTTIGADTSITGEICFESAAQVYGRVEGKIVGKGELRIGSGATCRAAIDAGRVTVDGTVEGDVVGRDRVELTAKARVTGDVTAPKLVVNEGASFYGHCRVGPDAGKEHAKSVAEAKPAAKGAGVPTA, encoded by the coding sequence ATGGCCGAGAGCACGAACCAGACGACGACCATCGGAGCGGACACGAGCATCACGGGGGAGATCTGCTTCGAGTCGGCGGCGCAGGTGTACGGGCGGGTGGAGGGGAAGATCGTCGGAAAGGGGGAGTTGCGGATCGGGAGCGGTGCGACGTGCCGGGCGGCGATCGACGCGGGTCGCGTGACCGTGGACGGCACAGTGGAGGGGGACGTCGTGGGGCGCGACCGGGTGGAACTGACTGCCAAGGCGCGCGTGACGGGCGACGTGACCGCGCCGAAACTGGTGGTGAACGAGGGGGCGTCGTTCTACGGGCACTGCCGCGTGGGACCGGACGCGGGCAAGGAGCACGCCAAGAGCGTGGCGGAGGCGAAGCCTGCGGCGAAGGGAGCGGGCGTGCCGACGGCCTGA
- a CDS encoding SRPBCC domain-containing protein: protein MLCKRRAEATMIRREDDGYWIEHEQRIAVHHELTFACLTTGAGLSTWFPVSAEVDLRQGGLITLGWDEKAKRRTTIAILDYDPGGRITWDWYAAHRDQHAPIYWEVVPDVERGSILRFRQGPFAPDEDSLVGMALEAQFWAWHICNLRAVLEAKHDMRAVRPL, encoded by the coding sequence ATGCTCTGCAAACGGAGGGCGGAGGCCACCATGATCCGGCGCGAGGACGATGGCTACTGGATCGAGCACGAGCAGCGAATCGCCGTGCATCACGAGCTGACCTTCGCCTGCCTCACAACGGGCGCGGGACTCTCGACGTGGTTCCCTGTCTCCGCCGAGGTGGACCTGCGCCAAGGTGGTCTCATCACCCTCGGATGGGACGAGAAGGCCAAACGCCGCACCACCATCGCCATTCTCGACTACGACCCCGGCGGCCGCATCACCTGGGACTGGTACGCCGCCCACCGCGACCAGCACGCACCCATCTACTGGGAAGTCGTACCGGACGTCGAGCGAGGCTCCATCCTCCGGTTCCGCCAGGGGCCGTTCGCACCGGACGAGGACTCGCTCGTCGGCATGGCGCTCGAAGCCCAGTTCTGGGCCTGGCACATCTGCAACCTCCGAGCCGTTCTCGAAGCCAAGCACGACATGCGCGCCGTCCGCCCCCTCTAG
- a CDS encoding cytochrome c oxidase subunit 3 family protein, whose product MTSIPTHHDHQPSPADPSVPGWKRYVAASHFRSAADEFDACKLGFWLFLATEVLLFAGLFCAYAIFRMMYPEAFASGSHSLDVRWGGLNTVVLLISSYTVASSIRCAQLNKRFWLHFNLIITLICAAAFVAIKFTFEYGPKWAEGKRPGVLFDYPYWGHPQEPIWWSVYYCATGIHALHVVIGACLLAWCLYRSVRHKAYGPTHYTMLENSGLYWHLVDLIWIFLFPLLYLIH is encoded by the coding sequence ATGACCAGCATCCCCACGCACCACGATCATCAGCCGTCGCCGGCCGACCCCTCGGTCCCGGGCTGGAAGCGCTACGTCGCCGCGTCACACTTCCGCTCCGCCGCCGACGAGTTCGACGCCTGCAAGCTCGGCTTCTGGCTCTTCCTCGCCACCGAAGTCCTGCTCTTCGCCGGCCTCTTCTGCGCCTACGCCATCTTCCGCATGATGTACCCCGAGGCCTTCGCCTCCGGCAGCCACTCCCTCGACGTGCGCTGGGGCGGGCTGAACACCGTCGTCCTGCTCATCTCTTCCTACACGGTGGCTTCCAGCATCCGCTGCGCACAGCTCAACAAGCGCTTCTGGCTGCACTTCAACCTCATCATCACGCTCATCTGTGCGGCAGCGTTCGTCGCCATCAAGTTCACCTTCGAGTACGGCCCCAAGTGGGCCGAGGGCAAGCGGCCCGGCGTCCTCTTCGACTACCCCTACTGGGGCCACCCGCAGGAGCCGATCTGGTGGAGCGTCTACTACTGCGCTACCGGCATCCACGCCCTCCACGTCGTCATCGGCGCGTGCCTCCTCGCCTGGTGCCTCTACCGCTCCGTGCGCCACAAGGCCTACGGCCCAACGCACTACACCATGCTCGAAAACTCCGGACTCTACTGGCACCTCGTCGACCTCATCTGGATCTTCCTCTTCCCGCTCCTGTACCTCATCCACTGA
- a CDS encoding cytochrome c oxidase subunit I, with translation MSTIPAAHDTAHGHHDEGSYLTPRGPFLSTVVAWATTIDHKKIGVMYLVAVLTMFFLGGVAAMAVRAELWTPNRYVEQVQPDGSVQTVLQGDLLGKLFKADGLGAANNIYNRVFTLHGAIMVFMVIVPGVPASLGNFFLPIMLGAKDVAFPRLNLLSWYIYVTGSIFAVLSIILGGVDTGWTFYTPYSSTHAAGHWNVVFMILGAFILGFSSILTGLNFIVTTHKLRCPGMGWFDMPLFIWAIYSTSIIAVLATPVIGITLLLLIFERLFHVGIFDPAMGGDPVLFQHFFWFYSHPVVYVMILPGMGIISELIAVHCRKPIFGYRAVAFASLGIAAVSFIVWGHHMFASMGELASAVFSFLTFLVAIPTAVKVFNWIATLYKGSIAINTPMLYAMAFLFLFSIGGLTGLPLGALATDLHLHDSYFVVAHFHYVMMGGTIIAFVGGLHHWWPKMFGRMYNEKWAMLGCALVFIGFNVTFFTQFFLGTQGMPRRYASYVDEFQFLHQLSTVGSWFLLLGFLVHLATFIHSLVAGPKAPPNPWGGLTLEWETESPPIEHNFHHEPILKHGPYDFDKTVPPHYDPADYPLDTSTPHRSGH, from the coding sequence ATGAGCACCATACCTGCCGCACACGACACCGCCCACGGGCACCACGACGAGGGGAGCTACCTCACCCCGCGCGGACCGTTCCTCTCCACCGTCGTCGCGTGGGCCACCACCATCGACCACAAAAAGATCGGCGTCATGTACCTCGTCGCCGTCCTCACCATGTTCTTCCTCGGCGGCGTCGCCGCCATGGCCGTCCGCGCCGAACTCTGGACGCCAAACCGCTACGTCGAGCAGGTCCAGCCCGACGGTTCCGTCCAGACCGTCCTCCAGGGCGACCTCCTCGGCAAGCTCTTCAAGGCCGACGGCCTCGGCGCGGCCAACAACATCTACAACCGCGTCTTCACCCTCCACGGCGCCATCATGGTCTTCATGGTCATCGTCCCGGGCGTGCCCGCCTCGCTCGGAAACTTCTTCCTTCCCATCATGCTCGGCGCCAAGGACGTCGCCTTCCCGCGCCTGAACCTCCTCAGTTGGTACATCTACGTCACCGGCTCCATCTTCGCCGTCCTCTCCATCATCCTCGGAGGCGTGGACACCGGCTGGACCTTCTACACCCCGTACAGCTCCACACACGCCGCGGGACACTGGAACGTCGTCTTCATGATCCTCGGCGCGTTCATCCTCGGCTTCAGTTCCATCCTCACCGGACTGAACTTCATCGTCACCACCCACAAGCTCCGCTGCCCCGGAATGGGATGGTTCGACATGCCCCTCTTCATCTGGGCCATCTACTCCACCTCCATCATCGCCGTGCTGGCCACGCCCGTCATCGGCATCACGCTCCTGCTGCTCATCTTCGAGCGGCTCTTCCACGTCGGCATCTTCGACCCAGCCATGGGCGGTGATCCCGTCCTCTTCCAGCACTTCTTCTGGTTCTACTCGCACCCCGTCGTCTACGTGATGATCCTCCCCGGCATGGGCATCATCAGCGAACTCATCGCCGTCCACTGCCGAAAGCCCATCTTCGGCTACCGCGCCGTCGCCTTCGCTTCCCTCGGCATCGCGGCCGTCTCCTTCATCGTCTGGGGGCACCACATGTTCGCCTCCATGGGCGAGCTTGCCTCCGCCGTCTTCTCCTTCCTCACCTTCCTCGTCGCGATCCCCACCGCCGTCAAGGTCTTCAACTGGATCGCCACGCTCTACAAAGGCTCCATCGCCATCAACACCCCGATGCTCTACGCCATGGCGTTCCTCTTCCTCTTCTCCATCGGCGGCCTGACGGGCCTCCCCCTCGGCGCGCTCGCCACCGACCTCCACCTCCACGACTCCTACTTCGTCGTCGCCCACTTCCACTACGTCATGATGGGCGGCACCATCATCGCATTCGTCGGCGGACTCCACCACTGGTGGCCCAAGATGTTCGGACGCATGTACAACGAGAAGTGGGCCATGCTCGGATGCGCCCTCGTCTTCATCGGCTTCAACGTCACGTTCTTCACCCAGTTCTTCCTCGGCACCCAGGGCATGCCGCGCCGCTATGCCAGCTATGTCGATGAGTTCCAGTTCCTCCATCAGCTCTCCACCGTCGGGTCCTGGTTCCTGCTCCTCGGTTTCCTCGTCCACCTCGCCACCTTCATCCACTCCCTCGTCGCCGGGCCGAAGGCGCCGCCGAACCCTTGGGGCGGCCTCACCCTCGAATGGGAGACCGAAAGCCCGCCCATCGAGCACAACTTCCACCACGAGCCGATCCTCAAGCACGGCCCGTACGACTTCGACAAGACCGTCCCGCCGCACTACGACCCGGCCGACTATCCACTCGACACCTCCACGCCGCACCGCTCGGGCCACTGA
- a CDS encoding c-type cytochrome: MQPGETHWVFCAEYCGDQHSEMAAVIRVVTEAEYNDLVGQWGMVGGTPQEMGERAARKHGCFACHSIDGTRNVGPTWRNAYGNPVPLADGSSIPGDDRTAWDNYIRESILVPGAKLHAGYPNQMNSFQGIITEDEILWITAYIRSLSDHPLGAAALEAEQAANPEGDAPANGQGANGGPN; encoded by the coding sequence ATGCAGCCCGGCGAGACCCACTGGGTCTTCTGCGCCGAGTACTGCGGCGACCAGCACTCCGAGATGGCCGCCGTCATTCGCGTTGTCACCGAGGCCGAGTACAACGACCTCGTCGGGCAGTGGGGTATGGTCGGCGGCACCCCGCAGGAGATGGGCGAACGCGCCGCACGCAAGCACGGCTGCTTCGCGTGCCACTCCATCGACGGCACACGCAACGTCGGCCCCACCTGGCGCAACGCCTACGGCAACCCCGTCCCGCTCGCCGACGGCTCCTCGATTCCCGGTGACGACCGCACCGCCTGGGATAACTACATTCGAGAGTCCATCCTCGTGCCGGGAGCAAAACTGCACGCGGGCTACCCCAACCAGATGAACTCCTTCCAGGGCATCATCACCGAGGACGAGATCCTCTGGATCACCGCCTACATCCGCAGTCTCAGCGACCACCCGCTCGGCGCGGCCGCGCTCGAAGCCGAGCAGGCCGCAAATCCCGAAGGCGACGCGCCCGCGAACGGCCAGGGAGCCAACGGGGGGCCGAACTGA
- a CDS encoding SCO family protein, which yields MAADRFTTSVRAWAARFALLAVLAAQAANAQLLSKELPEQVRGLEVVDRRGQPTPPDAVLVNHDGKAVPFGSYFNTDGRPIILVLQYYRCPIVCPVVQQKLVECLNQLDYTAGKDFQVVVASFDPSERTPVAASARQHTLESYDREKTPGVRAGWAFHTGEEQHVRRLADAVGYDYRALPNGEYSHPVAFFVLTPDGRVSSAVYGFEYPPREVRLALLDASGGRIAQSIGDYFLHFCYRYDPTAGTYTLAAFRVMQIGGVLAMIGVFGLIAALLARERIVRRRRTRGRRSDASTTQAPARGALAGQTT from the coding sequence GTGGCAGCTGACCGGTTCACAACCAGCGTTCGTGCATGGGCGGCACGCTTCGCGCTGCTCGCCGTTCTCGCTGCGCAGGCCGCGAACGCGCAACTGCTCTCGAAGGAACTCCCCGAGCAGGTGCGCGGCCTCGAAGTCGTCGATCGCCGCGGCCAGCCCACGCCACCCGACGCCGTCCTCGTCAACCACGACGGCAAGGCGGTTCCCTTCGGCTCCTACTTCAACACCGACGGCCGTCCGATCATCCTCGTCCTGCAGTACTACCGATGCCCGATCGTCTGCCCCGTCGTGCAGCAGAAACTCGTCGAGTGTCTCAACCAGCTCGACTACACCGCCGGCAAGGACTTCCAGGTCGTCGTCGCCAGTTTCGACCCGAGCGAGCGCACGCCCGTCGCCGCCTCGGCACGCCAGCACACACTCGAGTCCTACGACCGCGAGAAGACGCCCGGAGTCCGCGCCGGCTGGGCCTTCCACACGGGCGAGGAGCAGCACGTCCGCCGTCTCGCCGACGCCGTCGGCTACGACTACCGTGCCCTGCCCAACGGCGAGTACAGCCATCCCGTCGCCTTCTTCGTGCTCACGCCGGACGGCCGCGTCTCGTCCGCTGTCTACGGCTTCGAGTACCCGCCGCGAGAGGTCCGCCTCGCGCTGCTCGACGCCTCCGGCGGTCGGATCGCCCAGTCGATCGGCGACTATTTCCTCCACTTCTGCTATCGCTACGACCCGACCGCGGGCACGTACACGCTCGCCGCATTCCGCGTCATGCAGATCGGCGGGGTGCTCGCCATGATCGGCGTCTTCGGCCTCATCGCCGCCCTCCTCGCCCGCGAGCGCATCGTCCGTCGCAGGCGAACCCGGGGCCGGCGCTCCGACGCTTCCACAACGCAAGCGCCCGCACGCGGCGCGCTGGCAGGGCAGACCACATGA
- a CDS encoding cytochrome c, translating into MSTSTWRSDRATKRTGAAVRASTHALALLLAAASLPLIGCRGDRSDNPPRQFFPDMDDQPRWKAQDRSEFFADGRTMRQPPQGAVAFGRSPVVSDEPWAATYTLQRAQLLKADDRVYRGVDDNGNLLTTIPVEVTPALLDRGQNRFDIYCAACHGIKGDGKGLVGQTWAYPLPSFHDDRFLPGGASSAEGHIFDVALHGFIGPTGRQLMPGYAHALTEHDAWAIVAYIRALQRAHRAGLQDVPETERTQLQGAPRPAPAAEGGS; encoded by the coding sequence ATGAGCACGAGCACGTGGCGAAGCGATCGGGCGACCAAGCGGACAGGTGCCGCCGTCCGCGCGTCCACGCACGCCCTGGCGCTGCTTCTCGCCGCAGCCTCCCTCCCCCTCATCGGTTGCCGCGGCGATCGCTCCGACAACCCCCCGCGACAGTTCTTCCCCGACATGGACGATCAGCCCCGCTGGAAGGCACAGGATCGCAGCGAGTTCTTTGCCGACGGTCGCACCATGCGCCAGCCCCCGCAGGGGGCGGTCGCCTTCGGCCGCAGCCCGGTCGTCTCCGACGAGCCTTGGGCCGCCACCTACACGCTCCAGCGCGCCCAACTCCTCAAGGCCGACGATCGCGTCTACCGCGGCGTCGATGACAACGGCAACCTCCTCACCACCATCCCCGTCGAAGTCACACCGGCCCTGCTCGACCGCGGCCAGAACCGCTTTGACATCTACTGCGCCGCCTGCCACGGGATCAAGGGCGACGGCAAGGGACTCGTCGGACAGACCTGGGCCTACCCGCTCCCCTCCTTCCACGACGATCGCTTCCTCCCCGGCGGCGCATCCAGCGCGGAAGGACACATCTTCGACGTCGCTCTGCACGGCTTCATCGGCCCAACCGGCCGACAACTCATGCCCGGCTACGCCCACGCCCTCACCGAGCACGACGCCTGGGCCATCGTCGCCTACATCCGCGCTCTGCAGCGCGCCCACCGCGCCGGCCTCCAGGACGTCCCCGAAACCGAACGAACGCAACTCCAGGGCGCGCCCAGACCCGCGCCCGCCGCGGAGGGCGGCTCATGA
- a CDS encoding DUF3341 domain-containing protein, producing the protein MALSHYLPFLFRPPTPRFVTEAGTPVHGVLAQFDDVAKVYHAAEKMRDQGFTNWDVHSPFPIHGIEEAMGQQRTKLPFIVGGAAFTGVAGALLMQWYMNGFDFRFVVQGKPDFAWEPFLMVTFELGVLFSAFAALLGMLALNGLPRWNHPLLASERFLSSSDDTFFIVVEAADPKFDPLATRRLLESLGASAIELVEES; encoded by the coding sequence ATGGCTCTTTCCCACTACCTCCCGTTCCTCTTCCGACCGCCGACGCCGCGCTTCGTCACCGAGGCCGGCACGCCCGTCCACGGCGTGCTCGCCCAGTTCGACGACGTGGCGAAGGTCTACCACGCCGCCGAGAAGATGCGCGACCAGGGATTCACCAACTGGGATGTCCACTCCCCGTTCCCCATCCACGGCATCGAAGAGGCGATGGGACAACAGCGCACGAAGCTCCCCTTCATCGTCGGAGGCGCGGCCTTCACCGGCGTCGCCGGCGCACTCCTCATGCAGTGGTACATGAACGGCTTCGATTTCCGCTTCGTCGTCCAGGGCAAGCCCGACTTCGCCTGGGAACCCTTCCTCATGGTCACCTTTGAACTCGGCGTCCTCTTCAGCGCGTTCGCCGCCCTCTTGGGCATGCTGGCCCTCAACGGTCTTCCCCGCTGGAACCACCCCCTCCTCGCCAGCGAACGCTTCCTCTCATCCAGCGACGATACCTTCTTCATCGTCGTCGAGGCCGCCGACCCGAAGTTCGACCCCCTCGCCACGCGGCGACTGCTCGAATCCCTCGGCGCGTCCGCCATCGAACTCGTGGAGGAATCATGA